A single genomic interval of Actinomycetota bacterium harbors:
- a CDS encoding CoA-binding protein, whose amino-acid sequence MTDEELRDLLLDTKVIAVVGLSANPDRPSNQVAWYLHHQGYRLFGVNPACPEPEVFGVPMLPSLDQVPEPIDLVDVFRRPEHTPQVAREAVAAGAGAVWLQLGIRSDEARAVATEAGLRYVEDRCLKVEHARLLGPRQRPGVTDRP is encoded by the coding sequence ATGACCGACGAAGAGCTCCGCGACCTGCTGCTCGACACCAAGGTGATCGCCGTGGTCGGCCTCTCGGCCAACCCCGACCGCCCCTCCAACCAGGTCGCCTGGTACCTGCACCACCAGGGCTACCGCCTGTTCGGGGTCAACCCCGCCTGCCCGGAGCCGGAGGTGTTCGGGGTGCCGATGCTGCCCTCCCTCGACCAGGTGCCCGAGCCGATCGACCTCGTCGACGTCTTCCGCCGCCCGGAGCACACCCCCCAGGTGGCCAGGGAGGCGGTCGCGGCCGGGGCCGGCGCCGTCTGGCTCCAGCTCGGCATCCGCAGCGACGAGGCCCGCGCCGTCGCCACCGAGGCCGGCCTGCGCTACGTCGAGGACCGCTGTCTCAAGGTTGAGCACGCCCGGCTGCTGGGTCCCCGGCAGCGTCCTGGGGTCACTGATAGACCCTGA